In Nocardioides conyzicola, one genomic interval encodes:
- a CDS encoding substrate-binding domain-containing protein — protein sequence MQVSSKRTRSGLGVVAILCGLSLVAAGCGGDGSDSGDKGSGGGKKLVYFMAPNTTPTRYIEQDGPDFKKALEALDPDIEVKFVNGGGDSATQLGQANSAISAGAKALVVVAADPNTSAGLLQAADAAKVPVIGYENPPLNGPMYAQVIFDPYKVGVQQGEYFKSQVEAGAFGDGAVDLARQYGNKGDVYTTEMLKGQDEVLKPLIDDGTINVVCEDYIKNWDPAEAQKAAEQCLTKTSNKVDAFLGFYDGNASGIIAALKGKDVKIPVYGGQNPELTGLQYMLTGDQEDDVLKAFSVEAEAAAKIALAAINGEDPPSDLVKDVVNNGTDDIPTAKLDTTLIHLEDGKDPGEVVQQAVDLGIFSWEQICDGGPAADTPTCKEKVG from the coding sequence ATGCAAGTCAGCAGCAAGAGGACGAGGTCCGGCCTCGGCGTCGTGGCGATCCTGTGCGGGCTCAGCCTGGTAGCGGCCGGCTGTGGCGGGGATGGCAGCGACTCGGGTGACAAGGGATCGGGAGGCGGCAAGAAGCTCGTCTACTTCATGGCGCCGAACACGACGCCGACCCGCTACATCGAGCAGGACGGCCCGGACTTCAAGAAGGCGCTGGAGGCGCTCGACCCCGACATCGAGGTCAAGTTCGTCAACGGCGGTGGCGACTCGGCGACCCAGCTCGGCCAGGCCAACTCGGCGATCTCGGCCGGCGCCAAGGCGCTCGTCGTCGTGGCCGCCGACCCCAACACCAGTGCCGGCCTCCTGCAGGCCGCCGACGCCGCCAAGGTGCCGGTGATCGGCTACGAGAACCCGCCGCTCAACGGACCCATGTACGCGCAGGTCATCTTCGACCCCTACAAGGTCGGCGTCCAGCAGGGTGAGTACTTCAAGAGCCAGGTCGAGGCCGGCGCCTTCGGTGACGGTGCGGTCGACCTGGCCCGTCAGTACGGCAACAAGGGCGACGTCTACACGACCGAGATGCTGAAGGGGCAGGACGAGGTCCTCAAGCCGCTCATCGACGACGGCACGATCAACGTCGTGTGCGAGGACTACATCAAGAACTGGGACCCGGCCGAGGCGCAGAAGGCCGCCGAGCAGTGCCTGACCAAGACCTCCAACAAGGTCGACGCGTTCCTCGGGTTCTACGACGGCAACGCGTCCGGCATCATCGCCGCGCTCAAGGGCAAGGACGTCAAGATCCCTGTGTACGGCGGCCAGAACCCCGAGCTGACCGGGCTGCAGTACATGCTGACCGGCGACCAGGAGGACGACGTCCTCAAGGCCTTCTCGGTAGAGGCCGAGGCGGCCGCCAAGATCGCGCTCGCCGCGATCAACGGCGAGGACCCGCCGTCCGACCTGGTCAAGGACGTCGTCAACAACGGCACCGACGACATCCCGACCGCCAAGCTCGACACCACGCTGATCCACCTCGAGGACGGCAAGGACCCGGGCGAGGTCGTCCAGCAGGCCGTCGACCTCGGCATCTTCAGCTGGGAGCAGATCTGTGACGGCGGCCCGGCCGCCGACACGCCCACCTGCAAGGAAAAGGTCGGCTGA
- a CDS encoding ATP-binding cassette domain-containing protein, whose amino-acid sequence MRDVAEEPLLELSQVSKYFGGVRALHDVDLRLYRGEVVGLVGDNGAGKSTLVKVISGVEHPDSGEIRVRGESIRLETPRAAQAAGVHTVYQDLSLCDNLDAVRNVFLGQEVAGGVLRGRRLDRHRMETEAAALLDSLAVKIRSLVTPVGGLSGGQRQGIAIARALISDPSLVLLDEPTAALGVSQRTEVLELIVRLRAQNRGVLVISHDLKDVQEVADRVVVMRLGSKVAEFGRGDYSSGDLVAAITGAHEAPRDNGEVR is encoded by the coding sequence ATGCGCGACGTCGCCGAGGAGCCGTTGCTCGAGCTCAGCCAGGTGTCGAAGTACTTCGGTGGTGTCCGTGCCCTGCACGACGTCGACCTGCGGCTCTACCGGGGCGAGGTCGTCGGTCTCGTGGGCGACAACGGCGCCGGGAAGTCGACCCTCGTCAAGGTGATCTCGGGCGTCGAGCACCCCGACTCGGGCGAGATCCGGGTCCGAGGGGAGTCGATCCGGCTGGAGACCCCCCGCGCGGCCCAGGCCGCCGGTGTGCACACCGTCTACCAGGACCTGTCGCTGTGCGACAACCTCGACGCGGTGCGCAACGTGTTCCTCGGCCAGGAGGTCGCGGGCGGCGTGCTGCGCGGCCGCCGACTGGACCGGCACCGCATGGAGACGGAGGCCGCTGCGCTGCTCGACAGCCTCGCGGTCAAGATCCGCTCCCTGGTGACGCCGGTCGGGGGGCTGTCCGGGGGGCAGCGCCAGGGCATCGCCATCGCGCGTGCGCTGATCTCCGACCCCAGCCTCGTCCTGCTCGACGAGCCGACCGCCGCGCTCGGCGTCTCGCAGCGCACCGAGGTGCTCGAGCTGATCGTCCGGCTCCGGGCCCAGAACCGCGGAGTCCTGGTGATCTCCCACGACCTCAAGGACGTCCAGGAGGTCGCCGACCGGGTCGTGGTCATGCGCCTGGGCAGCAAGGTCGCCGAGTTCGGGCGCGGCGACTACTCGTCCGGCGACCTGGTCGCCGCCATCACCGGAGCCCACGAGGCTCCTCGGGACAACGGAGAAGTGCGATGA